In Panicum virgatum strain AP13 chromosome 5K, P.virgatum_v5, whole genome shotgun sequence, the genomic window GACACTTTGTTTGAATAGCACTTTGACTATGAAAGTGAATTTATGGTTAATCCACTGTGATATCTCAGGTGGAATGGACCTTGGATCATATTGTTTCCTTAGGGTCTCTGCGCTTTTGCCAATAAGCTCCACCCcttttttctcaaaaaacaTGAACTGAAGGCTATAGGTGTCGTCTGCTCCTATGAAACAAACTTTGTACCTGAATGATGTAGAAATATAGTTAAGGAAAAATTTAGGGATCAATAATTAAATATTTGTTGCAGGTTGGTTGTGTAGGAATTTTCTTACTTCCAATCATATTGTTTGCATGAGCAGCCATCTATCTTTGTGCACTCATATCCATCATCACATGGGACCATTTTGGAGTTGCAAACTCTGCAAGCTCTATAGCACCATTGCTCTTTTTCTGCTGTAGATATCAGTGTGACTGTACACTGGAATCTTTTGTTCTAAACATGTATAGAGACAGGAATATAATGAGCCATGGTTAACGTAAAGAGAGACTTAGTAGCTGTTATTAATATGTAACAAGGATTACCTTGTCAGCCAAAGGATCGATCTGTTTGAGGTCAAAGAGAGTTTTTTCTTCAACACCTTGCTCCATGTAGTCTTCGCTTAGGAGTTCTAGTTTTTTAATTGGTGTCACCTGAGATGGCAGTCTGTTTGCAAGTTATAATAAACGAAAGATGAGTAAATAGTGTTAAGATATGTGTTTCAATTTAAATATAGAATTTAAATAATACCCTCTCTGAAATGTTCTCATTGCTGGAATATCATTTTCATTTATATACCACCGACATGCCGAAGTTCCACTGAGAAATTTATAGTCTTCTCGATATATTTT contains:
- the LOC120707185 gene encoding replication protein A 70 kDa DNA-binding subunit A-like, with the translated sequence MRTQIFEGNSNDTTFPKYVFSLTPIEMLPQYARRTDRFLDVIGKITAILNAAVACNTSGDLMMRRLITLQDEKGNTVDLSLYGQRALEFDADIGQNHHVIAIFVGTVMKIYREDYKFLSGTSACRWYINENDIPAMRTFQRGLPSQVTPIKKLELLSEDYMEQGVEEKTLFDLKQIDPLADKNKRFQCTVTLISTAEKEQWCYRACRVCNSKMVPCDDGYECTKIDGCSCKQYDWKYKVCFIGADDTYSLQFMFFEKKGVELIGKSAETLRKQYDPRSIPPEISQWINHKFTFIVKVLFKQSVKNIEPSFEVVMIK